In Mesorhizobium sp., one DNA window encodes the following:
- a CDS encoding fumarylacetoacetate hydrolase family protein — translation MRLVTFRRRNGETAIGALCDADRSIVDFAEAHARTGAGPARWFGDMLALMDGGDAALDAARTLVECAVRGELGPLVETSTVELMAPVPVPRSIRDCLSFEKHFRQAREGRMRALVAKAKDPVAAEAELRASGRFEIPKTWYELPLYYKANRFSVVGTGTDLIMPSYSKEMDYELEFGVFLKGPLKSVKAERAREHIFGYTIFNDMSARDIQSIEVPCGMGPAKSKDFDTGNVMGPCLVTADEIPDPYALEMEVYVNGELRGSGNSRDMYHSFEAMIERMSDHETLHTGEFIASGTVGDGSGVEHDTYLEHGDLIEMTVEKIGTLRNRAIRL, via the coding sequence ATGAGGCTGGTGACGTTCCGCAGGAGGAACGGCGAGACCGCCATCGGTGCACTGTGTGACGCCGACCGGTCGATTGTCGATTTCGCCGAAGCCCATGCCCGAACCGGAGCCGGTCCCGCCAGGTGGTTCGGCGATATGCTTGCTCTGATGGACGGTGGCGATGCAGCCCTGGACGCGGCACGCACGCTTGTTGAGTGTGCCGTACGCGGTGAGCTGGGTCCGCTCGTCGAGACGAGCACCGTCGAGTTGATGGCGCCGGTGCCCGTTCCCCGCAGCATCCGCGACTGCCTGAGCTTCGAGAAGCACTTTCGCCAGGCGCGCGAGGGGAGGATGCGAGCGCTCGTGGCAAAGGCCAAGGATCCGGTGGCTGCGGAGGCCGAGTTGCGCGCGTCGGGACGCTTCGAAATCCCGAAAACGTGGTACGAACTACCCCTCTATTACAAAGCCAACCGCTTCTCCGTCGTCGGCACCGGCACCGATCTCATCATGCCATCCTACTCGAAGGAGATGGACTACGAGCTCGAATTCGGAGTCTTCCTGAAGGGACCCCTCAAGTCCGTGAAGGCTGAGCGCGCCCGAGAACACATTTTTGGCTACACGATCTTCAACGACATGTCCGCGCGCGACATTCAGTCGATCGAGGTGCCCTGCGGCATGGGGCCGGCAAAGAGCAAGGATTTCGACACGGGAAACGTCATGGGCCCCTGTCTGGTGACAGCCGACGAGATCCCCGACCCCTATGCGCTCGAAATGGAAGTCTACGTGAATGGCGAGCTCCGCGGCTCGGGGAACTCGCGCGACATGTACCATTCCTTCGAGGCGATGATCGAGCGGATGAGCGACCACGAGACGCTTCATACGGGCGAGTTCATTGCATCGGGCACGGTCGGCGACGGGTCGGGCGTCGAGCACGACACCTACCTCGAGCATGGCGACCTGATCGAGATGACCGTCGAGAAGATCGGCACGCTGCGCAATCGCGCCATACGCCTGTGA